Proteins encoded in a region of the Chryseobacterium piperi genome:
- a CDS encoding alkaline phosphatase PhoX — protein sequence MTKKLLTVAALAFVSGSVLQAQTIIFNKNASWRYKDNNQALVSQWKDTNFDIASWSTGNGPLGYGDPVTTTINSGLITAYFAKDFIVNLADLSDTMELGVMRDDGIVVYLNGQEVVRDNMPAGTITFNTPSSTTIDGAAENVYNVFSIPKSKFVNGNNRLSIELHNRSGQSSDLRIDAYLKTVNSTTNPVSCNAAHISCFTSIVPTSQTNKLIIPTEHKYQLILKEGDAYTQGGGLVGGQNDFTAYVPKSASSTNGYLSVNHETNPGGVTMAEINYNASTKLWQLTKSRAVDFSTPSLVQTIRNCSGGITPWGTVVTAEESVTSSDTNGDGYKDYGWLVEIDPATAQVISKNTDGSKGKLWQMGIMNHENVVINNAGTIAYYGEDGGTHLVYKYVMDTPNDLSSGNLYVLKLDQGLSTGGDPVGTTATWIQVPNKTKADQNNTNNLAFSLGGTKFNGIEDVDISPLDGKIYFTAKGLNKVYRLQDNGTTASQVETFVGGLSTVYSFNTAQGMKSEVWGDGNDNLTFDELGNLWVLQDGGKNYIWVVAPDHTQANPKVRLFASMPAGSEPTGLTFTPDHKFGFFSIQHPDSTISTDVDATGNTIDYRGKSATIVVALKNNLGSNGSLGTIDTKVENTVTVAPNPTSGIVKINSPKGLKDISVTAYSMDGKIVYTKKFTGSNTSLELDFTSQLEVSHVLVLNIEAEGFQKTVKLLKK from the coding sequence ATGACGAAAAAACTACTAACCGTTGCAGCACTTGCATTCGTATCAGGTTCTGTACTTCAGGCACAGACTATTATTTTCAACAAGAACGCCTCATGGAGGTACAAAGACAACAACCAGGCATTGGTATCACAGTGGAAAGACACTAATTTTGACATTGCTTCATGGTCTACAGGAAATGGGCCTCTGGGGTATGGTGATCCGGTAACAACTACGATCAATTCAGGGCTTATAACGGCTTATTTTGCTAAAGATTTCATTGTGAATTTAGCTGATCTTTCAGATACCATGGAATTAGGGGTAATGAGAGATGATGGTATCGTTGTGTATCTTAACGGACAGGAAGTAGTAAGAGATAATATGCCTGCAGGTACTATTACTTTCAATACTCCTTCCAGCACAACTATTGATGGAGCAGCAGAAAATGTTTATAATGTCTTCTCAATCCCGAAATCAAAATTTGTTAACGGAAACAACAGGCTGTCTATTGAATTGCATAACAGAAGCGGACAAAGTTCTGACTTAAGAATTGACGCCTACCTTAAAACAGTTAACAGTACTACGAACCCGGTAAGTTGTAATGCTGCCCATATCAGTTGCTTCACATCTATCGTTCCAACTTCACAAACGAATAAACTTATCATCCCGACTGAGCATAAATATCAGCTTATTTTAAAAGAAGGAGATGCTTATACACAAGGAGGCGGATTAGTAGGTGGTCAGAATGATTTTACAGCTTACGTACCTAAAAGTGCCAGCTCTACGAATGGTTATCTTTCCGTAAACCATGAAACCAATCCTGGTGGAGTAACAATGGCTGAAATTAATTATAATGCTTCAACAAAGCTTTGGCAGCTTACAAAATCAAGAGCAGTAGATTTTTCGACACCAAGTTTAGTACAGACTATCAGAAACTGTTCAGGAGGGATCACTCCTTGGGGAACAGTAGTTACAGCAGAAGAATCTGTAACCTCCAGTGATACCAATGGTGATGGGTATAAAGATTACGGATGGCTGGTAGAAATTGATCCTGCAACGGCTCAGGTAATCTCTAAAAATACAGATGGTTCTAAAGGAAAATTATGGCAGATGGGTATTATGAACCACGAAAATGTGGTCATTAATAATGCTGGAACGATAGCTTATTATGGAGAAGATGGGGGAACTCATTTAGTATATAAATATGTAATGGATACGCCTAATGACCTTTCTTCAGGAAACCTTTATGTATTGAAATTAGATCAAGGGCTAAGCACAGGTGGAGATCCTGTAGGAACTACGGCAACATGGATCCAGGTTCCGAATAAAACCAAAGCAGATCAAAACAATACCAATAACTTAGCTTTTTCATTAGGAGGAACGAAATTCAATGGAATAGAAGATGTGGATATCAGCCCGTTGGACGGTAAAATCTATTTTACGGCTAAAGGTTTGAATAAAGTATATCGTCTGCAGGATAACGGAACTACAGCTTCTCAGGTAGAAACTTTTGTAGGAGGACTTTCTACAGTATATTCTTTCAATACTGCACAAGGAATGAAGTCTGAAGTTTGGGGAGATGGTAATGATAACCTTACTTTTGATGAATTAGGAAACCTTTGGGTATTGCAGGATGGAGGTAAAAACTACATTTGGGTAGTTGCTCCGGATCATACACAGGCGAACCCTAAAGTAAGACTTTTTGCTTCGATGCCGGCAGGTTCTGAGCCAACAGGTTTAACATTTACTCCTGATCATAAATTTGGATTCTTTTCTATTCAGCACCCGGATTCTACAATCTCTACCGATGTAGATGCAACAGGAAATACGATTGATTACCGTGGAAAATCAGCTACCATTGTAGTTGCTTTAAAGAATAATCTGGGATCTAACGGATCATTAGGAACTATTGATACTAAAGTAGAAAATACAGTGACTGTAGCACCTAATCCAACTTCAGGAATTGTAAAAATCAATTCTCCTAAAGGTCTAAAAGATATCTCTGTAACGGCTTACAGCATGGACGGTAAAATTGTATATACCAAGAAATTTACAGGTTCTAATACTTCATTAGAACTGGATTTCACTTCCCAGTTGGAAGTATCCCATGTATTGGTTTTAAATATTGAGGCCGAAGGCTTCCAGAAAACCGTAAAACTTCTTAAGAAATAA
- a CDS encoding aldo/keto reductase has product MKSRRHFIQTMAKGSIAAAIGSHIPNFISANVPNPNPLNEPVPKDLNPNKTLALGGVPLAGAWIDTPVEDSLATLKTAWDKGIRHYDTSPRYGIGTSERRMGAFLSTKKEDEFIISSKVGRVLKPGIPENKGIWKCNLYNNFINDYSEDATKRSIEDSLLRLGLSKLDIVYIHDLSPDNKEFKGQFEYFFQQAVAGAIPTLQKLKEEGIIKAWGFGVNRPDAVIRSLDIISPDICLLATQYSILDHEEALHSTFPALEKKKVKVAIGSPLNCGFLAGNNRWNYSGQPAPQNIILKYAKMKAIADKMNVDLRSAALRFSLEHPIVSSLVVGARSPKQISEDYNSIYGDSKISTAFWKELKKQNLISHDAPTPQ; this is encoded by the coding sequence ATGAAAAGTAGACGTCATTTTATTCAAACTATGGCTAAGGGCTCAATTGCGGCAGCTATAGGAAGCCATATCCCCAATTTTATTTCTGCAAATGTTCCCAATCCCAACCCTTTAAATGAACCAGTGCCCAAAGATTTAAATCCAAATAAAACATTAGCATTAGGAGGAGTTCCTCTTGCAGGAGCATGGATCGACACACCAGTTGAGGACTCTCTAGCTACATTGAAAACTGCATGGGATAAAGGAATACGTCATTATGATACCTCTCCAAGATATGGAATTGGAACCAGTGAACGGAGAATGGGAGCATTTTTAAGTACAAAAAAGGAAGATGAGTTTATCATTTCCTCTAAAGTCGGAAGAGTATTAAAACCAGGAATACCTGAAAATAAAGGAATCTGGAAATGCAACCTCTATAATAATTTTATCAATGATTATTCTGAAGACGCTACAAAGAGATCTATTGAAGATAGTCTATTAAGATTAGGCTTATCAAAATTAGATATTGTTTATATACACGACTTATCTCCTGATAATAAAGAGTTCAAGGGTCAATTTGAATATTTTTTTCAACAAGCGGTAGCCGGAGCTATTCCAACATTACAAAAACTTAAAGAAGAAGGAATTATTAAAGCCTGGGGTTTTGGAGTTAACAGACCCGATGCTGTGATACGCTCATTAGATATCATTTCACCTGACATTTGCCTTCTTGCCACACAATATTCAATATTAGACCATGAAGAAGCCCTACACTCTACTTTCCCGGCTCTGGAAAAAAAGAAGGTAAAAGTAGCTATTGGTTCGCCATTAAATTGTGGTTTCCTGGCAGGCAACAATCGTTGGAATTATTCCGGACAGCCTGCTCCTCAAAATATTATTTTAAAATATGCCAAAATGAAGGCCATCGCTGACAAAATGAATGTAGATCTGCGTTCAGCTGCTCTTAGGTTCAGTCTAGAACATCCTATTGTAAGCTCTCTGGTTGTCGGTGCACGCTCTCCCAAGCAAATATCAGAAGATTATAATTCTATTTATGGAGATTCAAAAATCAGTACAGCATTTTGGAAAGAGCTAAAAAAACAAAATTTAATTTCCCATGATGCTCCAACACCTCAGTAA
- a CDS encoding enoyl-ACP reductase FabI, with amino-acid sequence MSYGLLKGKKGIIFGALNEQSIAWKVAERCHEEGAEFILSNAPIALRMGELNGLAEKTGSEVIGADATSIEDLEKLFDAAIAKFGKIDFILHSIGMSVNVRKGKHYTEMNYDWLEKGWDISSVSFHKVMRVAWEKDCMNEWGSILALTYIAAQRTFPDYNDMSDNKAYLESIARTFGNYWGERKVRVNTVSQSPTVTTAGSGVKGFGGFLGYAEDMSPLGNATALECADYCVTLFSDLTKKVTMQNLFHDGGFSSSGVTQKVIRKYDVE; translated from the coding sequence ATGTCATACGGTTTACTTAAAGGCAAAAAGGGAATTATTTTTGGGGCCCTTAATGAACAATCGATCGCATGGAAAGTTGCTGAAAGATGTCATGAAGAAGGAGCTGAATTTATCTTATCTAATGCTCCTATTGCTTTGAGAATGGGAGAACTTAATGGTTTAGCTGAAAAAACAGGTTCGGAGGTAATTGGCGCAGACGCTACATCTATTGAGGATCTTGAAAAACTTTTTGATGCAGCTATTGCAAAATTCGGGAAAATAGATTTTATCCTTCATTCTATAGGAATGTCCGTAAATGTAAGAAAAGGGAAACATTATACAGAAATGAACTACGACTGGTTAGAAAAAGGTTGGGATATCTCTTCTGTTTCTTTCCATAAAGTAATGCGTGTGGCTTGGGAAAAAGACTGTATGAATGAGTGGGGAAGCATCTTAGCACTTACTTATATTGCAGCTCAAAGAACATTCCCTGACTATAATGACATGTCTGACAACAAGGCTTATCTGGAAAGCATCGCAAGAACTTTTGGAAACTATTGGGGTGAAAGAAAAGTTCGTGTAAACACGGTCTCTCAGTCTCCTACTGTAACTACTGCTGGTAGTGGAGTTAAAGGTTTCGGAGGTTTCCTTGGATATGCAGAAGATATGTCTCCATTAGGAAATGCTACAGCTCTTGAATGTGCAGATTACTGTGTTACTCTTTTCTCTGATCTTACAAAGAAAGTAACTATGCAGAATCTTTTCCATGATGGTGGTTTTAGTAGCTCTGGAGTTACTCAGAAAGTAATTAGAAAATATGATGTTGAATAA
- a CDS encoding DNA-3-methyladenine glycosylase I, giving the protein MEKIRCGWCEKDDLYRKYHDEEWGRPVYDDQTIFEFLILESFQAGLSWYTILSKRETFKEAFDDFDYKKIARYTDQKVEELMQNSGIIRNRLKIVATITNAQKFQEIQKEFGNFSKYIWDFVGGKPIDNLPKALKEVPATTEISDALSKDLKKRGFKFMGSTVVYAHMQATGMVNDHIESCFTRL; this is encoded by the coding sequence ATGGAAAAAATACGGTGTGGCTGGTGTGAGAAAGACGACTTGTATAGAAAATACCATGATGAAGAGTGGGGAAGGCCAGTCTATGATGATCAGACTATTTTTGAGTTTCTTATTCTAGAAAGCTTTCAGGCAGGATTAAGCTGGTATACGATTCTAAGTAAAAGGGAAACCTTTAAAGAAGCCTTTGATGATTTTGATTATAAGAAAATAGCTCGTTATACTGATCAGAAAGTAGAAGAGCTTATGCAGAACTCCGGAATTATAAGAAACAGGCTGAAAATTGTAGCAACGATTACAAATGCCCAAAAATTTCAGGAAATCCAGAAGGAGTTCGGAAACTTCTCAAAATACATCTGGGATTTTGTAGGCGGGAAGCCCATTGATAATCTACCGAAAGCTTTAAAAGAGGTTCCGGCAACAACGGAAATTTCAGATGCTCTCTCAAAAGATTTAAAAAAAAGAGGATTTAAATTCATGGGTTCTACTGTTGTATATGCCCATATGCAGGCAACAGGTATGGTAAATGACCATATTGAGAGCTGTTTTACGAGATTGTAA
- a CDS encoding YtxH domain-containing protein, with amino-acid sequence MNNSDYNKAEDAVNKTENSLKNAADNAKWKINDLADKAKDYINEKRNNDEEASQEDWLDRVKANISDAWEDIKDKAGDAWEKTKDLTEDAKDKAANAADDVKDKAKDAAEDVKAEWNKKTN; translated from the coding sequence ATGAATAATTCGGATTACAACAAAGCAGAAGATGCGGTAAACAAAACTGAGAACTCTTTAAAAAATGCAGCGGATAATGCAAAATGGAAAATCAATGATTTAGCGGATAAAGCTAAAGATTATATTAATGAGAAAAGAAACAATGACGAAGAAGCGAGCCAGGAAGATTGGCTTGACAGGGTAAAAGCTAATATTTCTGATGCATGGGAAGATATTAAAGATAAGGCGGGTGATGCCTGGGAAAAAACCAAAGATCTTACCGAAGATGCAAAAGATAAAGCAGCCAACGCAGCAGATGATGTAAAAGATAAGGCAAAAGATGCTGCTGAAGATGTAAAAGCAGAATGGAATAAAAAAACCAATTAA
- a CDS encoding glycoside hydrolase family 3 N-terminal domain-containing protein yields the protein MKRVYFLLALAAFGLNAYGQKTIDQKVSELLSKMTLEEKVGQLVQYSGFAYATGPQNSNSATVLEEIKKGKVGSMLNVAGVEETRSFQKLALESRLKIPLLFGQDVIHGYRTTFPVNIGQAASWDLGLIEKSERIAATEASAYGIHWTFAPMVDIARDPRWGRVMEGSGEDTYLGTLIGLARIKGFQGKGLGNLDAIMACAKHFAAYGAAVGGRDYNSVDMSLRQLNETYLPPFKAAAEVGVATFMNSFNDINGIPATANQYILRDLLKGKWNYKGFVVSDWGSIGEMVNHGYTKDKAEAAEKAIIAGSDMDMESRVYMAELPKLVKDGKVDPKFIDDAARRILIKKFEMGLFEDPYRFSDEKRQKAQTDNHENRKFGREFGSKSIVLLKNQKNILPLSTSTKTVALIGPFGKETVANHGFWSVAFKDDNQRIVSQFDGIKNQLDKNSTLLYAKGCNADDEDRSMFAEAIETAKKADVVIMTLGEGHAMSGEAKSRSNLHFSGIQEELLKEIAKTGKPIVLMINAGRPLVFDWAADNIPTILYTWWLGTEAGNSIADVLFGTVNPSGKLPMTFPRTEGQIPVYYNHYNTGRPAKTNKERSYVSAYIDLDNDPKFPFGYGLSYTNFKYSDMTLSSENLNGNQSLQIKVNVSNNGNYDGEEVVQLYIRDLFGKVVRPVKELKGFQKIFLKKGETKTVNFTLTPENLKFYDDQLNFDWEGGEFEIMIGTNSQEVQTKKINWNK from the coding sequence ATGAAAAGAGTTTATTTCTTACTGGCATTGGCCGCTTTCGGTCTGAATGCATACGGACAAAAGACAATTGATCAGAAAGTATCTGAGCTTTTGTCTAAAATGACATTAGAGGAAAAAGTAGGACAATTGGTTCAGTATAGTGGTTTTGCTTATGCTACGGGACCACAGAACTCCAATTCTGCAACCGTTCTTGAAGAAATAAAAAAAGGGAAGGTAGGTTCTATGCTTAATGTTGCCGGGGTAGAAGAAACAAGATCTTTTCAAAAACTCGCTTTGGAATCGAGATTAAAGATTCCGTTATTATTTGGGCAGGATGTGATTCACGGATACCGAACTACATTTCCAGTCAATATTGGGCAGGCTGCGAGCTGGGATTTGGGGTTGATTGAAAAGTCCGAAAGAATTGCAGCGACGGAAGCTTCGGCATATGGAATTCACTGGACCTTTGCACCCATGGTTGATATTGCCAGAGATCCAAGATGGGGAAGAGTAATGGAAGGCTCAGGTGAAGATACCTATTTGGGAACACTGATTGGTTTAGCCAGAATTAAAGGATTTCAGGGAAAAGGTCTAGGAAATCTGGATGCTATCATGGCTTGTGCTAAACATTTTGCAGCTTATGGCGCTGCAGTGGGGGGAAGAGACTATAATTCTGTGGATATGAGTCTCAGACAATTGAATGAAACTTATTTACCTCCTTTTAAAGCAGCAGCAGAAGTCGGAGTGGCTACATTTATGAATTCTTTCAATGATATCAACGGGATTCCTGCGACAGCAAACCAATATATTCTCAGGGATTTGTTAAAAGGGAAATGGAACTACAAAGGTTTTGTAGTATCAGATTGGGGAAGTATTGGTGAAATGGTGAATCATGGATATACAAAAGATAAAGCGGAAGCTGCTGAAAAAGCGATTATTGCTGGAAGCGATATGGATATGGAAAGCCGGGTTTATATGGCGGAACTTCCAAAACTTGTAAAGGATGGAAAAGTAGATCCTAAATTCATTGATGATGCAGCCAGAAGAATTTTAATTAAAAAATTCGAAATGGGGTTGTTTGAAGATCCTTATCGTTTTAGTGATGAGAAAAGACAAAAAGCACAAACCGATAACCATGAGAACAGAAAGTTTGGAAGAGAGTTTGGTTCAAAAAGTATCGTTCTTTTAAAAAATCAGAAGAATATTTTACCGCTTTCAACATCTACAAAGACGGTTGCATTGATAGGACCTTTCGGAAAAGAAACTGTAGCAAATCATGGTTTCTGGTCTGTAGCATTTAAAGATGACAATCAAAGAATTGTGAGCCAGTTTGATGGCATTAAAAATCAATTGGATAAAAATTCTACTTTATTATATGCCAAAGGATGTAATGCAGATGACGAGGATCGTTCTATGTTTGCTGAAGCAATCGAAACAGCGAAAAAAGCAGATGTTGTCATTATGACTTTAGGAGAAGGACATGCAATGAGTGGGGAAGCGAAAAGTAGAAGTAATCTTCATTTTTCCGGGATTCAGGAAGAGTTATTAAAGGAAATTGCTAAAACAGGAAAACCTATTGTTTTAATGATCAATGCAGGAAGACCTTTGGTATTCGACTGGGCAGCAGACAATATTCCAACTATTTTATATACATGGTGGCTGGGAACTGAAGCTGGAAACTCAATTGCCGACGTCTTGTTTGGTACAGTAAATCCTAGTGGAAAACTGCCTATGACATTTCCGAGAACTGAAGGCCAGATTCCTGTATATTATAATCATTACAATACCGGAAGACCAGCAAAAACGAATAAAGAAAGAAGCTACGTTTCTGCTTATATCGATTTGGATAATGACCCTAAATTTCCTTTTGGATATGGCTTAAGCTATACTAATTTCAAATATTCCGATATGACATTAAGCTCTGAAAATCTTAACGGAAATCAATCTTTACAGATTAAAGTTAATGTTTCCAATAACGGAAATTATGACGGTGAAGAGGTAGTTCAGCTTTATATCAGAGATTTGTTTGGAAAGGTTGTACGTCCTGTAAAAGAGTTAAAAGGTTTTCAAAAGATATTTCTTAAAAAAGGAGAAACTAAAACCGTGAATTTCACCCTAACGCCTGAAAATTTAAAATTCTATGACGATCAGTTGAATTTCGATTGGGAAGGAGGAGAGTTTGAAATTATGATAGGTACTAACTCTCAGGAAGTCCAGACAAAGAAGATTAACTGGAATAAATAA
- a CDS encoding nucleoside phosphorylase, producing the protein MLNKLAASELVLNDDGSVYHLNLLPEDIADKIILVGDPDRVPKVSQYFDKVEIKKNKREFYTHTGTLRGERVTVMSTGIGTENIDIVMNELDALVNIDLKNKELKSDHKTLELFRMGTCGSVNPDVQVDNMLVTQNVVGFDGLMHFYQDYHCENEFSKNFIAKFPYEKIKPMLYFAEWAEDMGNYFADAKYHGNTATFPGFYAPQGRQLRLKALDDKFLETLNDLGITNFEMETSAIYAFSKLLGHKAITVNNVIANRRRGEFSADHHASEKSLIEWVLDRIIK; encoded by the coding sequence ATGCTTAATAAACTTGCTGCTTCAGAGCTTGTTCTGAATGATGACGGAAGTGTTTACCACTTGAACCTTTTACCTGAAGATATTGCTGATAAAATTATCCTTGTAGGAGATCCGGACAGGGTCCCTAAAGTTTCACAATATTTTGATAAAGTAGAAATTAAAAAAAATAAAAGAGAATTTTATACGCATACCGGAACATTACGTGGAGAGAGAGTTACTGTAATGTCAACAGGAATCGGTACAGAGAATATTGATATTGTTATGAATGAGCTTGATGCTTTAGTCAATATTGACCTGAAAAATAAAGAACTTAAATCAGACCATAAAACACTCGAGCTTTTCCGTATGGGTACCTGTGGAAGCGTAAATCCGGATGTACAGGTTGATAATATGCTGGTAACCCAGAATGTTGTAGGATTTGATGGTTTAATGCATTTCTACCAGGACTATCACTGTGAAAATGAATTTTCCAAAAACTTTATAGCAAAGTTTCCTTATGAAAAAATTAAGCCTATGCTATATTTTGCAGAATGGGCTGAGGATATGGGAAATTATTTTGCGGATGCCAAATACCATGGCAATACAGCAACATTCCCTGGATTCTATGCACCACAGGGAAGACAACTACGCTTGAAGGCTCTGGATGACAAGTTTCTTGAAACTTTAAATGATCTTGGAATTACCAATTTTGAGATGGAAACTTCTGCTATTTATGCATTTTCAAAGCTACTGGGGCATAAAGCCATTACTGTAAACAATGTCATTGCTAACAGAAGACGTGGAGAATTCTCTGCAGATCATCATGCTTCTGAAAAAAGCCTTATCGAATGGGTATTAGATCGAATTATTAAGTAA
- a CDS encoding cytochrome-c peroxidase: MRYTLLVIIILFISSTIMSFNPTDKGIENENTMINKGLADFKSKLEQLKTDVYQFDDNHLSLEDLQASLRNTRNSYKEIEFYIAYYYPEFSKTHLNAAPLFHIEAAGTSAYTLPPEGLQVLDELIFSEEAIEQKDKIKTITDFLYNSYSNFYLSSVKNGLSKGNNKTLPLRIELIRIYSLGITGFDTPGSLNISEEAGYALLGMKKYINDDPYFKNYNIQNVNILLSQSIDYLSRHKDFEKFDRIEFYKKYIQPLYEELGKWDGRTDDLKEFSGWNVGNKNFFSSDFLDPYFYTLLQSSEDNPDLRTLGKDIFYDQTVSDNGKMSCATCHLPENAFTDLKIKSQSNIEGKTVLRNSPSLYNAVFAKRFFYDMRAFYIEQQAEHVIYNEEEFNTSYESIIKKLKNNPQYKKAFRAAFKDGKINKENFSKALSSYVASLYSFESDFDRFMRNEKGISEDAQKGFNLFMGKANCATCHFAPHFSGLVPPFYNENESEVLGVTKKPVNQLPLELDADPGRVKSPVKKENSWIYENSFKTMTVRNIALTKPYFHNGAFHTLEEVLDFYNEGGGEGLGLKMNNQTLPSDKLNLTPIEIKQIIAFLNSLTDVSRAKN, translated from the coding sequence ATGAGATACACTCTATTAGTTATTATCATTCTTTTCATTAGTTCTACAATCATGTCATTTAATCCAACAGATAAAGGGATAGAAAATGAAAATACCATGATCAATAAAGGACTCGCTGATTTTAAAAGCAAACTTGAACAGTTGAAAACGGATGTCTACCAGTTTGATGATAACCATTTGTCTCTTGAAGATCTGCAGGCATCACTGCGTAATACCAGAAACTCTTATAAGGAAATTGAATTCTATATTGCTTATTATTATCCGGAATTTTCAAAAACACATTTGAATGCAGCGCCTTTATTTCATATTGAAGCAGCGGGTACCTCAGCGTATACTTTACCCCCTGAAGGATTACAGGTACTGGATGAGCTCATTTTTTCAGAAGAAGCCATAGAGCAAAAGGATAAGATAAAAACCATCACTGATTTTTTGTACAACAGCTATTCCAATTTTTACCTCAGTTCGGTTAAAAATGGCTTAAGTAAAGGAAATAATAAAACGTTGCCTCTCCGCATCGAGTTAATAAGAATTTATAGTTTAGGTATTACCGGATTTGATACCCCAGGTTCATTGAATATTTCTGAAGAAGCGGGTTATGCACTTTTGGGAATGAAAAAATACATTAATGATGATCCCTATTTTAAAAATTACAACATCCAAAATGTAAATATCCTCCTGTCTCAAAGCATAGATTACCTTTCTCGACATAAGGATTTTGAAAAATTCGACCGGATAGAATTCTACAAAAAATATATTCAGCCTCTGTATGAAGAATTGGGGAAATGGGATGGAAGAACAGATGATCTGAAAGAATTTTCAGGCTGGAATGTCGGTAATAAAAATTTCTTCAGCAGTGATTTTTTGGATCCTTATTTCTATACATTATTACAGTCTTCCGAAGATAACCCTGATCTTAGAACGCTTGGGAAAGATATTTTTTATGACCAGACCGTTAGTGATAATGGTAAAATGAGCTGTGCAACATGTCATTTACCTGAAAACGCTTTTACAGATTTAAAAATAAAATCACAGAGTAATATAGAAGGAAAAACGGTGTTGAGAAATTCACCTTCTTTATATAACGCTGTATTTGCTAAGAGGTTTTTTTATGATATGCGTGCTTTTTATATAGAGCAGCAGGCGGAACATGTCATTTATAATGAAGAGGAGTTCAATACAAGTTATGAAAGTATTATTAAAAAGCTGAAAAATAATCCTCAATATAAGAAAGCATTCCGTGCTGCATTTAAAGACGGTAAAATTAATAAAGAGAATTTTTCTAAAGCCTTAAGTTCTTATGTAGCTTCTCTGTATTCTTTTGAAAGTGATTTTGACCGTTTTATGAGAAATGAAAAAGGAATTTCAGAAGATGCTCAAAAAGGATTCAATCTATTTATGGGGAAAGCCAATTGTGCTACATGTCATTTTGCCCCTCATTTTTCCGGATTGGTTCCCCCGTTTTATAATGAAAATGAGTCTGAAGTGCTAGGAGTTACCAAAAAACCGGTGAATCAGCTTCCTCTGGAATTGGATGCAGATCCAGGGAGAGTAAAAAGCCCTGTGAAAAAAGAAAATTCATGGATCTATGAAAATTCATTCAAAACCATGACCGTAAGGAATATTGCTCTTACAAAACCTTATTTTCATAATGGCGCTTTTCATACCCTGGAAGAAGTATTGGATTTTTATAATGAAGGGGGTGGAGAAGGTTTAGGTTTAAAAATGAATAATCAGACACTGCCATCCGACAAACTTAACCTTACTCCAATTGAAATAAAACAGATCATTGCCTTCCTTAATTCATTGACTGATGTCAGCAGGGCTAAAAATTGA
- a CDS encoding MoaF-related domain-containing protein: MNRNVIAIALMMSIPLVFNSCTEKQKSDENTELKSKATQITVKDLIGTTYEWKYKESTYHITLKSDSTVHWKLTKGDYLGPTEETDQYVSSQIDDHKLFISWVEKSGLGVYSVLDFETMNLHTQGSQDGQLYVNPGTIKKIN, from the coding sequence ATGAATAGAAATGTCATAGCTATAGCTTTAATGATGAGCATTCCATTAGTTTTTAATTCTTGTACAGAGAAGCAAAAATCGGATGAGAATACAGAATTAAAGAGTAAAGCAACCCAGATCACAGTTAAAGATTTAATAGGTACTACTTATGAATGGAAGTATAAAGAATCTACTTATCATATTACTTTAAAATCGGACTCAACAGTTCATTGGAAATTAACAAAGGGAGATTATCTTGGCCCAACGGAAGAAACAGACCAATATGTCTCTTCACAAATAGATGATCATAAGCTTTTTATTTCCTGGGTAGAAAAAAGTGGATTAGGGGTATATAGCGTACTTGATTTTGAAACAATGAATCTTCATACGCAAGGAAGTCAGGATGGTCAGTTATATGTAAATCCCGGTACCATTAAAAAAATAAATTAG